AGTTTGCATCCTTCAATCGGACAAGCTAACCTTTCGATGGGAGGTCTTTCTGTTTTCACACAGCGTAATCTGCGCTGACAGGGGCCTCCCTTTCAACTACCCCCAGGGATAATCTCACCTTACTACCTGGAAAACATTTACTTCAGTTAATCAACGAAATTTTGGATATAAGCCGTATTGAAACAGGCCGGTTGTCGCTATCGGTGGAGTCGATGTCGGTACTGGATTTACTGGATGAATGCATTCAGCTTAGTCGGCCTATGGCAGAAGGGCGAGGAATTAAGTTTGTCCTGAACAACACTTCAGACTTCAAGACGCCGGTACTCGCTGATCGACAGCGGCTTAAGCAGGTATTCTTAAATCTGCTTTCCAACGCCATTAGGTACAACCGTGAGGGTGGAAAGGTTACGCTGGACTGTTCCCCTTTGCCGGAGAGTTTTCGCATAAACATTCGAGATACCGGGTTTGGGATCGCCCCCGAGATGATGAGCCGGTTGTTCACCCCTTTTGACAGACTTGGCGTCCAGAACGTTGAGGGTACAGGCTTGGGTCTGGCGCTCTCGAAGCGCCTGATCGAAGCGATGGGAGGACGCCTGGGTGTAGATAGTGTAGTAAATCAGGGAAGTAATTTCTGGGTCGAGCTCCCCAAGGCTCAAATGAGCATGCCAATGCTCGAACAAAGTTCTGTTGATGCCGGCGTTCCTGGGAGTCTTTCTACAAATCGCTTTTCAGTATTGTACATTGAGGACAATCTCTCTAATTTGCGTCTCGTAGAACATATACTGATGCGATTTGGAAACCCGGAAGTGATAACCACCATGCAAGGCAGTTTGGGTTTGGAGCTCGCCAGGGAACATCGGCCAAATTTGATCTTACTCGATCTTCATCTACCGGATATGCAGGGGAAGGATGTGTTATTGCGTCTCAAGAGCGATGCCCGCACACGAGATATCCCGGTAGTCATCCTGAGCGCAGATGCTTCACCCCAGCAAATCGAATACCTGTTAGCTCAGGGCGCTAGCGCCTATATAACAAAACCCCTCGAGGTCTCTTATCTCCTAGATGTGCTGAATAAAACGCTGAGTTGAACCACCCCAAGATCGGCTTTCCATATTAAGGATACAGCCGGCTGACGGAGGCCTGGGGCTAACCATTCCCTACCAAACCTAGTTTTTCTTGAGCTCCGCCCCAGACCCCAACCGGATGAACGTGCTGTTTTATCACGAAGGTGGAGGCACTTCCGTTGGCATACCCTCATGCCCCACCGCCACCATCACAAACCCCGCTCGGCAGGCCAGGGTACGTTCCTCGCGCTCCAAGGGCTCCACCCACATCTCCACCTCGAGCCGCATGGAGCTTCTGCCCACCGCCTTGACCGAGGCCACCAGCTCCACGATCGAGCCCTGGGGCACCGGGTGACGGAAGTCCATGGCGTCGGCATGAACAGTGACCACCTTGGCCCGGGCGTGCCGGGTGGCGGCCACAAAGGCCGCCTCGTCCATCCAGGCCATGGCCGTGCCGCCGAAAAGGCTGCCGTAGTGGTTGCAGTCGCCAGGGCGCACCAGGTGTACAGTGCGGGTCTCCTTCATGGCTGCCCCCGCCGGGCCTGGGCCCGGGCCTCGCGGTAGAGGATATAGGCTCTGGCCACCTGAGGATTGATCTCCATCAAGCCCTCCTCTACCCGGTCTTGAATGGCCTCCACGGTGAGGCTTTCTTGCTGGGCCTGGCGCTTGATGGGTTCAAGGATGTACCGCTCGAGGCGCGTGAGATCCAGGGTAACATCGGTAGCCCTGGCGGCCTTCTGCACCGCCCGCACGATGCGCAACTCGTCGAAGGGCACGCTACGCCCGTCGCGCTTGATCACCGGCCGGAGGTCGGGGGTGGCCTCGGGAAAGTAGAAGTCCAGGTCGGAGAGGGGCTCTACGCGGGTGGCCTTGATGTAGCCGTTGCCCTTGGTGGAAAAGAAGTCGTGGTGCTTGGTCTCGGTGCGCAGGCCGGCCAGCACCACCGGGTTCACCGCCTGGGCCTCCACCTGGAAAAAAGGCTCCAGGCCCAGGTTCATCAGGGCCTTGTCGGCGTTGTAGCGGGAGAAGGTGCGTACCGCCTCCTCCAGCCCAATCTCGCCGTAGAGGGCTTCGGTGTAGCGGGCCTCGAGGGCCTCGAGCCGCTCCAGCAGCCGCAGCACCTCGCCATGGGCCTGGGCTTGTTCCCTCTCCCCCATTCGGTTCAGGAGATCCTGAGCCAGCAGGCCTACGTAGACCCCGTGGATGGCCTCATCACGGATGATCAGGCTGATGATCTCGCCGGAGCTGGTCAGGCGGCCCTGCCCGGCCAGGTAGAGCGGGTAGAAGAACCCCGAGTAGAAGAGGTAGGACTC
Above is a genomic segment from Meiothermus sp. CFH 77666 containing:
- the nrdF gene encoding class 1b ribonucleoside-diphosphate reductase subunit beta, whose translation is MIQMPSIIQPGFGAVNWNRLEDAYSKMFWDQNVRQFWVDEEIPLTDDKLAWATLNRAEQRAYEEVLAGLTLLDTLQGGVGMPQMVQWVPGLQAKAVLSFMGAMEQMHAKSYSSIFSTLCTSERIEQLFDWVRHQPELQAKLGLIHQAYTDVQDEASLYRAMAASVLLESYLFYSGFFYPLYLAGQGRLTSSGEIISLIIRDEAIHGVYVGLLAQDLLNRMGEREQAQAHGEVLRLLERLEALEARYTEALYGEIGLEEAVRTFSRYNADKALMNLGLEPFFQVEAQAVNPVVLAGLRTETKHHDFFSTKGNGYIKATRVEPLSDLDFYFPEATPDLRPVIKRDGRSVPFDELRIVRAVQKAARATDVTLDLTRLERYILEPIKRQAQQESLTVEAIQDRVEEGLMEINPQVARAYILYREARAQARRGQP
- a CDS encoding acyl-CoA thioesterase, yielding MKETRTVHLVRPGDCNHYGSLFGGTAMAWMDEAAFVAATRHARAKVVTVHADAMDFRHPVPQGSIVELVASVKAVGRSSMRLEVEMWVEPLEREERTLACRAGFVMVAVGHEGMPTEVPPPS
- a CDS encoding ATP-binding protein; translation: MSVLDLLDECIQLSRPMAEGRGIKFVLNNTSDFKTPVLADRQRLKQVFLNLLSNAIRYNREGGKVTLDCSPLPESFRINIRDTGFGIAPEMMSRLFTPFDRLGVQNVEGTGLGLALSKRLIEAMGGRLGVDSVVNQGSNFWVELPKAQMSMPMLEQSSVDAGVPGSLSTNRFSVLYIEDNLSNLRLVEHILMRFGNPEVITTMQGSLGLELAREHRPNLILLDLHLPDMQGKDVLLRLKSDARTRDIPVVILSADASPQQIEYLLAQGASAYITKPLEVSYLLDVLNKTLS